The proteins below come from a single Mus musculus strain C57BL/6J chromosome 5, GRCm38.p6 C57BL/6J genomic window:
- the Plod3 gene encoding multifunctional procollagen lysine hydroxylase and glycosyltransferase LH3 precursor, translating into MAAAGPEPRLLLLLLLLLPPLPPVTSASDRPRGANAVNPDKLLVITVATAETEGYRRFLQSAEFFNYTVRTLGLGQEWRGGDVARTVGGGQKVRWLKKEMEKYADQKDMIIMFVDSYDVILASSPTELLKKFVQSGSHLLFSAESFCWPEWGLAEQYPEVGMGKRFLNSGGFIGFAPTIHQIVRQWNYKDDDDDQLFYTQLYLDPGLREKLKLSLDHKSRIFQNLNGALDEVILKFDQNRVRIRNVAYDTLPVVVHGNGPTKLQLNYLGNYVPNGWTPQGGCGFCNQTLRTLPGGQPPPRVLLAVFVEQPTPFLPRFLQRLLLLDYPPDRISLFLHNSEVYHEPHIADAWPQLQDHFSAVKLVGPEEALSAGEARDMAMDSCRQNPECEFYFSLDADAVLTNPETLRVLIEQNRKVIAPMLSRHGKLWSNFWGALSPNEYYARSEDYVELVQRKRVGVWNVPYISQAYVIRGETLRTELPQKEVFSSSDTDPDMAFCKSVRDKGIFLHLSNQHEFGRLLATSRYDTDHLHPDLWQIFDNPVDWREQYIHENYSRALDGEGLVEQPCPDVYWFPLLTEQMCDELVEEMEHYGQWSGGRHEDSRLAGGYENVPTVDIHMKQVGYEDQWLQLLRTYVGPMTEYLFPGYHTKTRAVMNFVVRYRPDEQPSLRPHHDSSTFTLNVALNHKGVDYEGGGCRFLRYDCRISSPRKGWALLHPGRLTHYHEGLPTTRGTRYIMVSFVDP; encoded by the exons ATGGCTGCGGCAGGCCCGGAACCCCGGCttttgctcctgctcctgctgctgctgccgccgctgccCCCCGTAACTTCTGCCTCCGATCGACCCCGGGGCGCCAATGCTGTCAACCCAG ACAAATTGCTGGTGATCACTGTGGCTACGGCAGAGACAGAGGGGTACCGGCGTTTTCTGCAGTCTGCGGAGTTCTTTAACTACACTGTACGG ACCCTGGGCCTGGGACAGGAGTGGCGAGGGGGTGATGTGGCTCGAACAGttggtggaggccagaaggtcaggtggctcaagaaggaaatggagaaatatGCAGATCAGAAAGACATGATCATCATGTTTGTGGACAG CTACGACGTGATTCTGGCAAGCAGCCCGACAGAGCTGCTGAAGAAGTTTGTTCAGAGTGGCAGTCATCTGCTGTTCTCTGCTGAGAGCTTCTGCTGGCCTGAGTGGGGGCTGGCAGAGCAGTACCCTGAGGTGGGCATGGGGAAGCGCTTCCTCAACTCTGGTG GATTCATCGGCTTTGCTCCCACCATCCATCAGATTGTCCGCCAGTGGAACTACAAAGACGACGATGATGATCAATTGTTCTACACTCAACTGTACCTGGACCCAGGGCTGCGG GAGAAACTCAAACTGAGTCTGGACCATAAATCCCGGATCTTTCAGAACCTCAATGGAGCCTTAG ATGAAGTGATCTTAAAGTTTGACCAGAATCGTGTGCGCATCCGGAATGTGGCCTACGACACACTTCCTGTTGTGGTCCATGGAAATGGTCCCACTAAG CTCCAGCTCAACTACCTGGGGAACTATGTCCCCAATGGCTGGACTCCCCAGGGAGGCTGTGGATTCTGCAACCAGACCCTGAGGACACTCCCGGGGGGGCAG CCTCCCCCCCGGGTGCTTCTGGCCGTGTTTGTGGAGCAGCCTACTCCCTTCCTGCCTCGGTTCCTGCAGCGCCTACTGCTCCTGGATTACCCCCCGGACAggatctctctcttccttcacaACAGC GAGGTGTACCACGAGCCTCATATTGCAGATGCCTGGCCACAGCTCCAGGACCATTTTTCAGCTGTAAAGCTGGTGGGGCCAGAGGAGGCCCTGAGCGCAGGGGAGGCCAGGGACATGGCCAT GGACAGCTGTCGGCAGAACCCTGAGTGTGAGTTCTACTTTAGCCTGGATGCTGATGCCGTCCTTACGAACCCGGAGACCTTGCGTGTCTTGATTGAACAAAACAG GAAGGTAATAGCTCCCATGCTTTCCCGCCATGGCAAGCTCTGGTCCAACTTCTGGGGTGCCCTGAGCCCCAATGAGTACTACGCCCGCTCCGAAGACTACGTGGAACTGGTGCAGCGGAAGCGAGT GGGCGTGTGGAATGTACCCTACATATCTCAGGCATATGTGATCCGCGGGGAGACCCTGAGGACTGAACTGCCCCAAAAGGAGGTATTCTCCAGCAGCGACACAGACCCAGATATGGCTTTCTGCAAGAGCGTCCGGGACAAG GGCATCTTCCTCCACCTCAGCAACCAGCACGAGTTTGGCCGGCTGCTGGCTACTTCTCGCTATGACACAGACCACCTACACCCAGACCTCTGGCAGATCTTTGACAACCCTGTG GACTGGAGAGAACAGTACATTCACGAGAATTACAGCCGGGCCCTGGATGGGGAAGGGCTAGTGGAACAG CCATGCCCAGATGTGTACTGGTTCCCACTGCTGACCGAGCAGATGTGTGATGAGCTGGTGGAGGAAATGGAACACTATGGCCAGTGGTCTGGAGGCCGGCACGAG GATTCCAGGTTGGCTGGAGGATACGAGAATGTTCCCACCGTTGATATCCACATGAAACAGGTGGGATACGAGGACCAGTGGCTTCAGCTGCTGCGGACATATGTGGGGCCCATGACGGAGTACCTGTTCCCTGGCTACCACACCAAG ACACGGGCAGTGATGAACTTCGTGGTCCGCTACCGGCCAGATGAGCAGCCCTCGCTTCGGCCACACCATGACTCGTCCACCTTCACTCTCAATGTCGCCCTCAACCACAAGGGTGTAGATTATGAG GGAGGCGGCTGCCGCTTCCTGCGTTACGACTGCAGAATCTCCTCTCCGAGGAAAGGCTGGGCCCTCCTGCACCCTGGCCGCCTCACACACTACCATGAGGGGCTGCCCACCACCCGGGGTACTCGATACATCATGGTGTCCTTTGTTGACCCCTGA